The sequence CTCCGCCGGGCCGCCCGCGTGACCAGGGCGCCCGCCCCGAGCAGGACGGCCGCCCACCCCGCCTGGAACGCCAGCGCGCCGGCCAGGCCGGCGCCGTCGTACCGGCCGAGGAACACGTCCGCCGGCACCTGGATCTGCGCCGCCCACGGCAGGAGTTCGGCGATCCGGCCGAGCCTGCCGGGGAACACGACGAGCGGCAGGATCATCCCGGAGAAGAACAGCGACATCACGAGCGTGACGGCGCTCAGGCCGCGGTCGTCGTGCAGCCAGAACATCCCCATCGCCACCAGGTAGCGCAGCCCGAAGCTCACCACCGTCGCGAGGACCACCGCCACCGCGAACGCGGCCAGGTGCGCCGGAGCCGGCCACCGGAAGGGGAACACCAGTGCGCCGGCCAGCAGCGGCGGTCCCGCGCGCAGCACCAGCGAACTCGCCGCGCGGCCGAGGTCGTGGGCCAGCCACCAGCCCTGCAGCCCGGCGGGCCGGTGCAGGTCGATCGCGACGTCCCCGCTGCGGATGCGCTCGGTCAGCTCCATCCCGCCGAAGATCTGCACCGGCCCGATCAGCGCCTGGGTGACGAAGCAGAAGGTCACGGCGTCGGCGGCCGCGTACCCGCCGAGCGACGGCCGGACGTCCCACAGCGCCAGCAGAACGTAGGCGCGCAGGAAGCCGAACATCGTGTTGGTGAGCGACTCGGTCAGGGATCCGAACGGATAGGCGGTGTGGCGGCGGAACCCGTACCACCACACCCACGGAAGAACGCCCACTTGCCGGGAGCCTAGACCGGCGGCCCGCCTCCGACCACGTACTTTCGCACAGAACCGGGCCCCCGGCGGGTCGCGCCGGGGGCCCGGTCCACGGGCGGGACGAGCTCAGTCCTGCGGGATGTCGGGCTTGACGGGGGAGTAGAGCCAGTCCTTGAAGAACCCGCTCAGGTCCTGCCCGGCGACCCGCTGGGCCAGCGCCGTGAACTGCTCGGTCCTGGCGTTGCCGTACTTGTGCTGCGCGTACCAGGTCCGGAGCAGGGTGAAGAACCTGTCGTCACCGATCTTCTCCCGGAGGAACTGCAGCATCATGCCGCCGCCGCTGTAGACGCGGTCGTTGAACATGGTGTCGCGCTGCGGGTCGGCGGTGAGCACCGACCAGTACGGGCGGCCCTCACGGTCGGGGAACGGCCGGGCGGCGTAGGTGGCGCGGGCCGCGTCGTGCACGGTCTGGCGGCCGTGGACCTCGTTGTAGTACCAGGCGGCCCAGGTGGCGAAGCTCTCGTTCAGCCACACGTCCTTCCACCGCGCGGGCGAGACCGCGTCCCCGTACCACTGGTGCGCCAGCTCGTGCGCGATCGTGCCGGTGCTGCGCACGGCCGAGTACACGGGCTTGCTCTGCGTCTCCAGGGAGAAGCCGAGCGGCTGGCCGTTGAAGCGGGCGTCGTCGGCGATCGCGCCGGTGCTGCCGAACGCGTACTCCCCGAACGTCTTGGACCAGAGGTCGGTGACCTCGCTGGTGGTGTCGTAGAAGAAGCTCACCGCGTCCGGCTGGGCGGCGAGCAGCTCGGGGTCGACGGCCGTGTAGTTGGGGACGCCCCGGGGCGTGCGGCCCTGCCGCACGTCCCACCTGCCGATGTCGATCGTGGTGAGGTAGCTCGCCATCGGGCTGTCCTCGCGCCACTTGAAGACCTCGGCGCGGGTCTTGGACGCGCGGCGGCTGAAGCCGGCGACGGCGGTGCGGTGCCCCGCCGGGCGGCCGTTGGCGACGGCGGTCAGGCCCTTCGGCACCGTGATCGTGTAGTCGTAGGTGGCCTTGTCGCTCGGGTGGTCGTTGACGGGGAACCAGGTGCTGGCGCCGTTCGGCTCGCCTCCGACGAACGCGCCGTCGGGGGTGTGCAGGAAGCCGTAGGGGGAGCCGAAGACGATCGGCGAGCCCACGATGGTCTGCGGCACGCCGCCGTACCTGATGACGGCGGTGAAGGTCCGCCCCTTGCGCAACCCCTGCCGCGGCGTGATGACCAGCTCCTGGCCGCGCCGCTGGTAGCGGGCCTGGTGCCGGTCGACCCAGACCTTGTCGACGTCCATCCCGGACAGGTCGAGGTCGAACCGCGACAGGTCCTGGGTGGCGCGCGCGGTGACGGTCACGGTGCCGTCGAGCTGGTCGTAGTCGGGGTCGTAGCTCAGGGCCAGCGAGTAGTGCCGGACGTCGTAGCCGCCGTTGCCCTCCAGCGGGAAGTAGGAGTCGCCGACACCGGGGGCGCCGGGGGTGAAGCGCCCGTGGTGGCCCTGCCCGTCCGCGGAGGCGGCGGGCGCGAGCGCGACGACGCTCACCGCGGCGACGGCGAGCGGCAGCATCCGGCCGGGGATCGCCCGGGACCGGATGAACCGGGGGTGACGCGCCATCAGGGGTCCTCTCTCAAAAGAGATCAACTAGCGGGGCTCACGATGCGCCCCTGTGGCGGCGTTTGTCGAGATCCATTACCGAATGTGGCCGGAACGTGAGGGACGGGCGAGGGGGGTGGGAGGGGCCGCGGGTTGCGCCGGGACGCCGGAAGGCCCCCGCGGGTGTAGGAACGCGGGGGCCTTCGGGGTCCTTGGGGATCAGGCCGGAGAGCAGGGCCGGCGGGTCCGGCCGGCGCGGGTCAGTGGAACTGGCCCTCTTCCGTCGAGCCCTTCAGGGCGGTGGTGGAGGAGTCGGGGTTGATCGCGGTGCTGACCAGGTCGAAGTAGCCGGTGCCGGCCTCGCGCTGGTGCTTGACCGCGGTGAAGCCCTTCTCGGCCGCCGCGAACTCGCGCTCCTGCAGGTCGACGTAGGCCGTCATGCCCTCGCGGGCGTAGCCGTGCGCCAGGTCGAACATGCCGTAGTTGAGCGCGTGGAACCCGGCCAGGGTGATGAACTGGAACTTGAAGCCCATGTGGCCGAGCTCGCGCTGGAACTTGGCGATGGTCGCGTCGTCCAGGTGCGCCTTCCAGTTGAAGGACGGCGAGCAGTTGTAGGCGAGCATCTGGTCCGGGTACTCGGCCTTCACGGCCTCGGCGAACCTGCGCGCCTGCTCCAGGTCCGGGGTGCCGGTCTCCATCCAGATGAGGTCGGAGTGCGGCGCGTAGGCCTTGGCGCGGGCGATGCAGGGCTCGATGCCGTTGCGGACGCGGTAGAAGCCCTCGGCGGTGCGCTCGCCGGTGGTGAACTCGCGGTCGCGCTCGTCCACGTCCGTCGTGATCAGGGTCGCGGCCTCGGCGTCGGTCCGCGCGATGATCAGAGACGGCACGCCCGAGATGTCCGCGGCGAGGCGAGCGGTGTTGAGGGTCTTGATGTGCTGCGAGGTCGGGATGAGGACCTTGCCGCCGAGGTGGCCGCACTTCTTCTCGGAGGCCAGCTGGTCCTCCCAGTGCACGCCCGCGGCGCCTGCGGCGATCATGCCCTTCATCAGCTCGAAGGCGTTCAGCACGCCGCCGAAGCCGGCCTCGGCGTCGGCCACGATCGGGGCGAGGAAGTGCGTGTCGCCCTCACCCTCGGCCCACTGCACCTGGTCGGCGCGCAGCAGCGCGTTGTTGATCCGGCGCACGACGGACGGAACCGAGTTCGCCGGGTAGATGCTCTGGTCCGGGTAGGTCTGGCCTGCCAGGTTCGCGTCCGCCGCGACCTGCCAGCCGGACAGGTAGATGGCCTTCAGGCCCGCCTTGACCTGCTGGACGGCCTGCAGACCGGTCAGCGCGCCGAGGGAGTGGACGTAGTCCTCCTCGTGCAGGAGGGTCCACAGCCGCTCCGCGCCGAGACGCGCGAGGGTGTGCTCCTCCTGGACCGAT is a genomic window of Actinomadura citrea containing:
- a CDS encoding ABC transporter permease, producing MGVLPWVWWYGFRRHTAYPFGSLTESLTNTMFGFLRAYVLLALWDVRPSLGGYAAADAVTFCFVTQALIGPVQIFGGMELTERIRSGDVAIDLHRPAGLQGWWLAHDLGRAASSLVLRAGPPLLAGALVFPFRWPAPAHLAAFAVAVVLATVVSFGLRYLVAMGMFWLHDDRGLSAVTLVMSLFFSGMILPLVVFPGRLGRIAELLPWAAQIQVPADVFLGRYDGAGLAGALAFQAGWAAVLLGAGALVTRAARRRLVVHGG
- a CDS encoding M1 family metallopeptidase, with amino-acid sequence MARHPRFIRSRAIPGRMLPLAVAAVSVVALAPAASADGQGHHGRFTPGAPGVGDSYFPLEGNGGYDVRHYSLALSYDPDYDQLDGTVTVTARATQDLSRFDLDLSGMDVDKVWVDRHQARYQRRGQELVITPRQGLRKGRTFTAVIRYGGVPQTIVGSPIVFGSPYGFLHTPDGAFVGGEPNGASTWFPVNDHPSDKATYDYTITVPKGLTAVANGRPAGHRTAVAGFSRRASKTRAEVFKWREDSPMASYLTTIDIGRWDVRQGRTPRGVPNYTAVDPELLAAQPDAVSFFYDTTSEVTDLWSKTFGEYAFGSTGAIADDARFNGQPLGFSLETQSKPVYSAVRSTGTIAHELAHQWYGDAVSPARWKDVWLNESFATWAAWYYNEVHGRQTVHDAARATYAARPFPDREGRPYWSVLTADPQRDTMFNDRVYSGGGMMLQFLREKIGDDRFFTLLRTWYAQHKYGNARTEQFTALAQRVAGQDLSGFFKDWLYSPVKPDIPQD
- the aceA gene encoding isocitrate lyase — protein: MSDSRLKGAAEELQRQWETDPRWQGIERTYTAEDVVRIRGSVQEEHTLARLGAERLWTLLHEEDYVHSLGALTGLQAVQQVKAGLKAIYLSGWQVAADANLAGQTYPDQSIYPANSVPSVVRRINNALLRADQVQWAEGEGDTHFLAPIVADAEAGFGGVLNAFELMKGMIAAGAAGVHWEDQLASEKKCGHLGGKVLIPTSQHIKTLNTARLAADISGVPSLIIARTDAEAATLITTDVDERDREFTTGERTAEGFYRVRNGIEPCIARAKAYAPHSDLIWMETGTPDLEQARRFAEAVKAEYPDQMLAYNCSPSFNWKAHLDDATIAKFQRELGHMGFKFQFITLAGFHALNYGMFDLAHGYAREGMTAYVDLQEREFAAAEKGFTAVKHQREAGTGYFDLVSTAINPDSSTTALKGSTEEGQFH